Proteins from a genomic interval of Bradyrhizobium sp. CCGB01:
- a CDS encoding DUF1365 domain-containing protein: MTLSSCLYTGRVVHRRFAPRTHQLRYRVFWMLLDLNDVDDLSKRFKFFSRNRFNLASFFDADHGDGSGVPLLTQAQTLLRRAGCQTDQIAIKLLCMPRILGYGFNPLSVYFCLRIDGSLEAIIYEVHNTFGERHSYVMPVHGAATEFIEQHCPKEFYVSPFLGMDMSYGFRVRPPGLQVGVSIHGKQNDRTVIAASLSGTRHELTDRALLKAFAGHPLLTLKVIAGIHWHALRMVLKGFRICPRERTTQDAVKAANGQGMQP, from the coding sequence ATGACGCTCTCTTCGTGTCTCTACACTGGCCGGGTGGTTCACCGCCGCTTCGCGCCCCGGACGCATCAACTGCGCTACCGGGTATTCTGGATGTTACTCGATCTGAACGACGTCGACGACCTCTCGAAACGCTTCAAGTTCTTTTCACGCAACCGATTCAACCTCGCCAGCTTTTTCGACGCTGACCATGGCGACGGCAGCGGCGTTCCGCTTCTGACTCAGGCTCAGACTCTGCTGCGGCGAGCCGGATGCCAAACAGATCAGATCGCGATCAAGCTGCTCTGCATGCCACGCATCCTCGGCTACGGCTTCAATCCATTGAGCGTCTATTTTTGCTTGAGGATCGACGGCTCGCTGGAAGCCATCATCTATGAGGTTCACAACACCTTCGGCGAGCGACACAGCTATGTGATGCCGGTCCATGGTGCTGCGACGGAGTTCATCGAGCAACATTGCCCCAAGGAGTTTTACGTCTCGCCGTTTCTCGGCATGGACATGTCATATGGATTTCGCGTCCGGCCCCCGGGCCTACAGGTCGGGGTTTCCATTCACGGCAAACAGAACGACAGAACCGTCATCGCGGCATCGCTGTCGGGAACGCGTCACGAATTAACCGATAGAGCCTTGCTCAAGGCCTTTGCGGGCCATCCGTTGCTGACGTTGAAAGTCATCGCGGGCATCCATTGGCACGCGTTGCGGATGGTGTTGAAGGGTTTCCGCATTTGCCCGCGCGAGCGGACGACGCAGGACGCGGTGAAGGCCGCCAACGGCCAGGGAATGCAGCCTTGA
- a CDS encoding helix-turn-helix transcriptional regulator, producing MADPRRVEFGDFLRSRREKLTPKTVGLPAGSRRRTAGLRREEVAQLAGIGVDWYIRLEQGRTVSPSVTTVDALARALRLSKTEHAHLKALARDGDKRTFTREIVPPPILRLIESLPHPAYITGRRWDVLAWNEAAEQVFAFGRLPEADRNTMLLMMTNKQTRKAYGAGWADVAKRMVAMFRATHDVWAGDPAFAELLARLRQGSPEFVKWWEAHEIRGTWSGLKTMSHPTLGVLHFEHTSFQANDDPALKLVIYTPV from the coding sequence ATGGCCGACCCACGCCGCGTCGAATTCGGCGACTTCCTCCGTTCCCGCCGCGAAAAGCTGACGCCGAAGACGGTCGGGCTTCCCGCAGGCAGCCGGCGCCGCACCGCAGGGCTCCGCCGCGAGGAGGTCGCGCAGCTCGCCGGCATCGGCGTCGACTGGTACATCCGCCTCGAGCAGGGCCGCACCGTCAGCCCGTCGGTCACCACCGTCGATGCGCTGGCCCGCGCGCTGCGGCTCAGCAAGACCGAGCACGCGCATCTCAAGGCGCTGGCGCGCGACGGCGACAAGCGCACGTTCACGCGCGAGATCGTGCCGCCGCCGATCCTGCGGCTGATCGAGAGCCTGCCGCATCCGGCCTACATCACGGGGCGGCGCTGGGACGTGCTGGCCTGGAACGAAGCCGCCGAGCAGGTTTTTGCGTTCGGGCGGCTGCCGGAGGCGGATCGCAACACGATGCTGCTGATGATGACCAACAAGCAGACGCGAAAGGCCTATGGCGCGGGCTGGGCGGACGTCGCCAAGCGCATGGTCGCGATGTTCCGTGCCACCCACGACGTCTGGGCCGGCGACCCCGCCTTCGCGGAGTTGCTGGCGCGGCTGCGGCAGGGCAGTCCGGAATTCGTCAAATGGTGGGAGGCCCACGAGATCCGGGGCACTTGGTCAGGCCTGAAGACCATGTCGCATCCGACCCTCGGCGTGCTGCATTTCGAGCACACGAGCTTCCAGGCTAATGACGACCCCGCGCTGAAGCTGGTGATTTATACGCCGGTGTAG
- a CDS encoding zinc-binding alcohol dehydrogenase family protein: protein MKAAVLKSFGSPLVIENAPDPVLGTGEVVVDVVATRVLSYMNEVFSGMRNYALDLPIIPGPGGIGRVRAIGPDATRLAVGDWVFCDPTVRSRDDAVAPDIALQGLTAAGPGGMRLQKHFRGGSFAEQMRVPTENVKRLGAITSEEATQWCALGTLLVPYGGFLAANLQPGETVLVSGATGNFGSAAVSVALAMGAACVVAPGRNEKILADLVRRFGNRVKPVKLTGNESDDCERMKRAAPGPIDCVFDIMPPSVSTNVVRAAIMTVRAYGRVVLMGGVGMAGGADLELPYPWIMRNCISIHGVWMYPPDAASRLIALVRSGLLRLDEYETTAFDLDHANAAVDHAAANGGPFKLTVIRP from the coding sequence ATGAAAGCTGCCGTACTCAAATCCTTTGGATCGCCGCTTGTGATCGAGAATGCCCCGGACCCGGTGCTCGGCACCGGCGAGGTCGTCGTCGACGTCGTCGCCACGCGCGTCCTCTCCTACATGAACGAGGTCTTCAGCGGGATGCGCAACTATGCGCTCGACCTGCCGATCATCCCGGGCCCGGGCGGCATCGGCCGGGTGCGCGCCATCGGTCCGGACGCAACCAGGCTCGCGGTCGGGGACTGGGTGTTCTGCGATCCGACGGTGCGGTCGCGCGACGATGCCGTTGCGCCCGACATCGCCCTGCAAGGACTGACCGCCGCCGGTCCTGGCGGCATGCGCCTGCAAAAGCATTTTCGCGGCGGCTCGTTCGCCGAGCAGATGCGGGTGCCGACGGAGAACGTCAAGCGCCTCGGTGCGATCACGTCCGAGGAAGCCACGCAATGGTGCGCGCTGGGGACGCTGCTGGTGCCCTATGGCGGCTTCCTCGCCGCCAACCTGCAACCGGGTGAGACCGTGCTGGTGAGCGGAGCCACCGGCAATTTTGGCAGCGCAGCCGTGTCAGTGGCGCTCGCGATGGGCGCGGCCTGCGTGGTCGCGCCCGGCCGCAACGAGAAAATCCTGGCCGACCTCGTCCGCCGCTTCGGCAATCGGGTAAAGCCCGTAAAACTCACCGGCAACGAGAGCGACGACTGCGAACGCATGAAGCGCGCTGCACCGGGGCCGATCGACTGCGTGTTCGACATCATGCCGCCCTCGGTGAGCACGAACGTGGTGCGCGCGGCGATCATGACGGTGCGCGCCTACGGCCGCGTGGTGCTGATGGGCGGCGTCGGCATGGCAGGCGGCGCGGACCTCGAATTGCCCTACCCCTGGATCATGCGCAACTGCATCAGCATCCACGGCGTCTGGATGTATCCGCCGGATGCGGCCAGCCGCCTGATCGCCCTGGTGCGATCCGGGCTGTTGCGGCTCGACGAGTACGAGACGACGGCCTTCGACCTCGATCACGCCAACGCGGCGGTGGACCACGCCGCGGCCAATGGCGGACCGTTCAAATTGACGGTGATCAGGCCGTAA
- a CDS encoding ABC transporter ATP-binding protein — protein MEQQQGAEDVPVIYLHEIKRQYLQGEVPLTILDNAKLALWAGQSVALVAPSGSGKSTLLHIAGLLEAPDSGEVYVNGAPTSQLPDIERTQLRRTDIGFVYQSHRLLPEFTALENVMMPQMIRGLKKSESVKRAKEILGYLGLGDRITHRPAELSGGEQQRVAIARAVANAPRVLFADEPTGNLDPHTADHVFQALMQLVKATKVSMLIATHNMELAGRMDRRVSLSNGQVVELE, from the coding sequence ATGGAGCAGCAGCAGGGGGCGGAAGATGTACCGGTCATTTATCTCCACGAGATAAAGCGGCAGTACTTGCAGGGCGAGGTGCCGCTGACGATCCTCGATAACGCCAAGCTCGCGCTGTGGGCGGGCCAGTCGGTCGCGCTGGTGGCGCCGTCGGGCTCGGGCAAGTCGACGCTGCTACACATCGCGGGGCTTCTGGAAGCGCCCGATTCCGGCGAGGTCTACGTCAATGGCGCGCCCACCTCGCAGCTGCCGGATATCGAGCGCACCCAGCTCCGCCGCACCGATATCGGCTTCGTCTACCAGTCGCACCGGCTGCTGCCGGAGTTCACTGCGCTCGAGAACGTCATGATGCCGCAGATGATCCGCGGCCTGAAGAAATCCGAGAGCGTCAAGCGCGCCAAGGAGATCCTCGGCTATCTCGGCCTCGGCGACCGCATCACCCATCGCCCGGCCGAGCTGTCGGGCGGCGAGCAGCAGCGCGTCGCCATCGCCCGGGCCGTGGCCAACGCGCCGCGCGTGCTGTTCGCGGACGAGCCGACCGGCAACCTCGATCCGCACACCGCCGATCACGTGTTCCAGGCCCTGATGCAGCTGGTCAAGGCGACCAAGGTCTCCATGCTGATCGCGACCCACAACATGGAGCTCGCCGGCCGCATGGACCGGCGCGTGTCGCTGTCGAACGGCCAGGTCGTCGAGCTCGAATAA